Part of the Micropterus dolomieu isolate WLL.071019.BEF.003 ecotype Adirondacks linkage group LG17, ASM2129224v1, whole genome shotgun sequence genome is shown below.
TGAGTCcggacagctgcagctgttctTAGCTGCTTCAGCGTTGGCTTCTGTGAGGCTACTGGCAGAGTCTTCTGCATTCGTTACTTGATCCTGTTTCCCTGCAGCACCGGTAGGTGTTTTCCCATCCACACTGTCCATCTTCACCGGACAGAGAGTTTGCAGCAGACTAAAGATGTCAACGTTTTCTCCAGAGCGGTCACCTCGTCTCTTCAACATCTCCAACACCTACAGTCAGAGAACATACAACAACATtggacaaagaaaagaaacaaatatatatatattaatgttttaattcCTATAATGTGTAATTGCATCCTACACTACTATTTACACTTATTAATGTGCTTTGATATCTATTTTTTGAGAGATATACTAGGTAGCGCATCATACACTACTATTTACACTTATTAATGTGCTTTGATATCTATTTTTTGAGAGATATACTAGGTAGCGCATCAGTAAACTTATATTTTGATCAAAACTGATTGACATAATGGCAGGATTGAAGAAAACCTCCCAAAAAATAACAAGAATTTTTCTTTTACCTGTTTAGAGATGCATCCAAAAACAGTCCCTTGTTCCATCATTTACTACACCCTATATAATAGACACTCACACTAGTTTATTCAATAGTAAGAAGTAAACTGAGATTTTGGACATTTATAAATCATTGTATTGTGTCAGAGACACACGCATCTATAAAATGCTCATTGCGTTGTGGAAATGTTAGCagacagtggacctttttttgTTCCAGTGTGAGCATTTTTGATGGCACATTATCGAGCATACATTTCACAATCAAGAGTTCGGAAACTGAACTCAAATGATGGACAGTAAATTTAGTGCACAACACGGTTACATAGGGGGTGATCTTGGACACTGGCACACAAACAGAATATGTCGAAACACCTTGATGTATTTGTAGGACTTCAGTTCGCTGATGTTCTCCTCCAGGAAGAGCAGATACATAGGGAGATCGTTCCATTGGCCAGTGGCTGTGGGCAGGACGCCAAGGGTGGGCAGCAATTCGCAGGTCTTCAAGAAGCGGGCGTATCCATGGCAGTAAAGGGGACGGAGACTAGCGTAGATTACCACGGGAATCAGTGCAATGAACAGGGCCAAGTTGACAAAGCTGGAAACAGAGTAAAACATTCACTGAGTGCGTTTTGATTGAGGGCATTTAATATTACAATCTGACCAAGTTATAGAACAACAtgagtaacacaatgacaaatgATCTACATACAATATAATcatcaaaacaaaatcacaacatTTTAAGTGAATAACAAATATGAAATTTCTCTTGAGAATGATGGTAAGTCACATTACAAGAGAGACACCTTATGATATTAATGCCATCCAGAACTATTATTTAAATTCACACATTCAGCAGATTTCATTACAGAGCTATTGTTTTGGAGTACATTATATTATACAGGTGTTTATGTTATTGTGTCCACCCtcgttattgttgttgttgcaacGTGGGACTTTCGGCCTGACCCTCCCAACAAATATCTGATGTATTTCAGGTGAACCACAAATTAAATGaacctcagcatgataaccaaACTTCGTACTGCACAGACAAATACCTCAGCAAAGAGAAGACTCCCACGGCAATGAGCTTACACTGCACCTTGTTCGGGATGCCAGTGTCATTTGCAAGCAGCCCGACACGCAGCTCACAACCAAACTCGTCTGTGACAGAGGCCAGGCGGAGGTAGTAGCCGAGGTAGAGGCAGGCACACAGCAGGGTGACAAATGTCAAGCCGCGACACAGCAGGTAGTAACACAGCAGCCCCCGTGAGCACCGCTTGGACATCAGAAACTTCTCCACCAGCGGGTAACTGAAACAGCCCTCGGTAAGATCGCTGGCAGAAGAGAATAcaggagcagggagagaaaGACCAGTGAAAAATGATGATTTCATTGATTTGCTTAATAACTATGATCAAGATTAAAGAGATCACCTGTTATTTAATAGGAAATCCTCATTTGCAACAAAATGCTACATGTAGTGTCTCTAAAATGAGGCAAAAGTTAATATTTCAAGATTTTCATCCTCCAAAAGTCGCAAATTATTAACAAATTGATCACCTTGGCTTGAACTGTGTTCCCTCTTAGAGTGTAATTTAGAAtgcttaaaatgtaataatattttgCATGTGACATGTAATACTAcactatttgtttatttataaaatggTGTAGTAGTACCAtacataaaaaaaggaaaatgcatACATTTAAACTCTGTGGGTCAGTAAACATATACAAGCCCATATGCAAAATTTCAGTCTTTATTTATTCCAGGAACAAATTCAATGATTAAATGACTATGAAATgaaatctgtgcagtagatggcttcagccggcTACAATTTATTCCTTCAGGGCAATTGCGcatcaaaaaattaaaatgtgcttctttttgccagtgacaggctcagactgttacgGTTAGAAGTCTTGCACAAGGACAATTGTCACTCTGAAATCTTTTGAGAGGCGAGTCGTTGCAGGATCACCACGGTGGAAACGTGAgacagagttggagagaggagtttgttgtgttggaataacattaaataaagtattcCTAGCAGTTCCTCTACgtataaaacaaacacttgttCAAAACAAAAGGTGTCACCAGCCTGTCAGCGGCACAATTAAGCACTTTTTGTGGTTATTATTGTGATGGGTGCAATTGCCGCTAAGGAATACAACGCAGCCactgcagctgctggctgaagccatctactgcacggattccaaaaggtttaaaggtttaaaaataaCTCTGAACAAACAACAGTGGGGTTTGAACATTTgcttaaagtaaaaaaagttgGCTGCTAAACTCTAAAATAATCCCATGGTATCAACCTTGCCTCTTTTGGAACAGTTCACCACACCACAAGGTCAAATACTGTCCCAGTGCTTGTGTCACAAGACTTAAATCAATTAAATTATTCACGATGTCTCGCTCATTAAATACGCAGGACTTATGAATGCACCTCTGTCAACAAACTGGGTTGGTTCCAGAATTGATTTAGAGATCATTTCTATTGATAAGTTCATTATGATCCCCCTATTGTCATATGGTATTTCACATGCTAGCCTAACTCCAACCAGTTTTCTTCTGTGATGCTAAACCTTAATTCAACCTTAGCCTAACCCCAACCAATTCTCTCTGCAAGTCTGAGTTGATTTCAGGTGTTCTGCTGTACCTGTCTGAGGTAGTTTTTGAGGTGGACATGCGTTTGGCCAGAGTGACAGCATGGTTATAACACCGGTCCAACTCTTCCATGATGAAGCTGAGGTCCGACTGCAGGAGGGGCGCCACAGAAAATCTCCAGAACAGCGCTGGGGTGTACATCAGCACCGCCACCAGCAACAGAATGTAGGGAAAGAACTGGAGACAGGATAGGGGTCAACAAAAACGTTAATTGACAAATCATATTGTTAACAATAACCTTCCTAAATTCCTCAAAGTTTAGAGACAGGGACAAGCCATTTAAGTTATAGTACCACCTCCCAACCACCACATGGCGGACCCTCAAAGCGTTGTCTCCAATTCTATTCGATTATTATCTTTTATATCTCATTTTAATATACTGAATCACAAAATTTAAAATAGAGGAGGGAAGTGGAGATAAACCAAGTACCTCAGCAATAACTGTAAAATAGTATTATTATCAGAAAACTAGACAGAAAAAACATCTATCCACTCCAATGGATGTTATGCGCCAAAGGGTAAATTCTgtcttattttgtatgttttatttgaaatgatgATATAATTTGCACTTGAATAACTTTATGTGTATTTATACCACTTGCTTTAttaagtaaatgtttaaaaacatatagTTTTTTGGACCTATATTGAGTTCCACTCAATCACTTCTGAtgtcaaaattaaatatattgggGGAAAAGGTTTATAGGCATAGTTTTCGACTTCAAACAATCAATAATCAACGCTGCGGCAAATCATAAAGACATAAACTAACTAAACAGTGTCAGATGTGGGCGTGTCCATTCTTCTCCATGACCCAAATTGAACTTAAAGTATAAAGGGAAAAATTTGTTTGATTATGTTTTAGAGATTAATGGAGGAACAAATCAGCTGTTTTTCATAAAGTTTCTGTAACTGCAATGATTGCAGTACTGcagaaaaaacaacttttaacaGTGATACAGTTATGTTAAAGGATGCAATTCACAAGTAGCATAAATGACTgtttcaacacaaaacaaaagctgCCTCTGCACTACTGAGGTTTAATCTTCTACTTTAATACACCATACCAAGAAAACATACAGGGAAGACTcacattttaatcatttaacaCACTAATGATGTGACTCACTGCTGTGTAAAGAAATCATGTtacttaatgtttaaattttaaacaGCAGCATCCTGTTAAACACTAACCTTTTGGAATTTTCTAAGAAAATTACTGTATGACATTTATTATTTCCCCAATGCATggcacatttttctttattgcatagCATCATCATGCTTATTAAAATACAGTCTGTTCCAGCAGTAAGACTGTCTAAACATGTCTTATTGTTCTGGTAGAAGGTGAGTTACAAGGCATGTGCCCATATGGTATGTGTGTGGACATGTTTTAATCAAACTTATGTCAATCAATTGAATAGGTTCAGTAAATGctaccctgtgtgtgtgtgtgtgtgtgtgtgtgtgtgtgtgtgtgtgtgtgtgtgtgtgtgtgtgtgtgtgtgtgtgtgtaccttatGCAGCCACAAAGGTAGATTGTGTGTATGTACGTCTGCCCAGCAGAATGAATCCACGTATGCAGCCTGCCTCCAGGAGAAGGTTGTGGGAGCAAAACAGCTGATCTGAGCACCTGAGAGAAACATAAAGAATTAATTTCCCCATTTAAGTGAGAAGTTGTAATGGAGCACAGCTGATTTATGTATAgacagtggaaaaacaaaatcaggaTGTTCATTGGTTTAACACTGATCCATGATTGCAGAATTATAATTAGTTTGAACCTTTTAAGTTTATGTAAAAGGTTCAAAGCTTATGTAACGAaggatttagtttttttcttttgaatatCTTCAGTCTGCAAAATATTTGTTGACTGTGTGCTTCTCTATGGCCTTAAAATCTGCAGATCCCTCTCTGATTCTCCATCCGATTGTTGTGAATTGATGTGATCTGGGCACGACATTTCAGGTCTGTGGTTAAATATATAGTAGACGCATTTGTCTTCATGCGTGGCATGCTGGTttgaaattgtgtccgactttcgccggtgctgcaaaacgtcaccatgtcacattaATACCTCGCAGGAGCAAGGTGGCTGCAGGCACCGAGTCCGGCGgctgcagttgcttttctccggcCGTACAAAGCTGGAACCACACTACTGCCTGGTCTTGCGGCATTTTTCAAGATCAGTCATTGATTACAGCTAATAataagctcacgcaggtagaatgtgtccaacttgacggcgctgtttttaCACCCCGCCACTGCAGGCACCTGCAGCTCACATTAGCCTATCAAAGAAAGTCAGCCgccgtcatctcgaacgcacctagtGTGTGCAGGTATCCTGACTAACATGATCAGGCTTCACTTAGCCTTTGTTTGAACCTGAATCTACAGTTTAGCTCAACGTTAGTCAGGTTTTTCAGTCCTGCAAAGTTCCTTCCTAGAATAACCCTTTAGTCTAGACATGAACTAGTCCAGTTCTGGTCTTGGACGAGACTTGTCATCTTGACTCTAGTTTTGGCTCCGCATCCCAACTCACCAACTGAAACTTCTTGAGCGAAAGCCAGAGAGATTAGCAGGAGGGGCAAGCC
Proteins encoded:
- the LOC123985371 gene encoding pannexin-1-like is translated as MAIASVATEYVFSDFLLKEQNQARYKNIRTELAADKIVTCVAVGLPLLLISLAFAQEVSVGAQISCFAPTTFSWRQAAYVDSFCWADVHTHNLPLWLHKFFPYILLLVAVLMYTPALFWRFSVAPLLQSDLSFIMEELDRCYNHAVTLAKRMSTSKTTSDSDLTEGCFSYPLVEKFLMSKRCSRGLLCYYLLCRGLTFVTLLCACLYLGYYLRLASVTDEFGCELRVGLLANDTGIPNKVQCKLIAVGVFSLLSFVNLALFIALIPVVIYASLRPLYCHGYARFLKTCELLPTLGVLPTATGQWNDLPMYLLFLEENISELKSYKYIKVLEMLKRRGDRSGENVDIFSLLQTLCPVKMDSVDGKTPTGAAGKQDQVTNAEDSASSLTEANAEAAKNSCSCPDSATTNDSKMVTEMKGEYRGRTRQNVPTSTLDFVKQKGVDVRVLQTEKAVAEYNKLAGQGAKVGGVFHSTC